The DNA segment GCAGAATCTATTATACAAATGCTCTTAGGTGCAGATGTTGAATTCAGATGCTAAATTTTTAGCTCCATTTCCAATGGATATAAGACTAGATATTTATGGGTAGACCCAGAAAAACCTCAGGAGAAGATAAGCTACAATATAAATAGACTGAGATAGATCCCTCCTATGTTTAGCTGatttaagaaataaaatctaGGGGTTGTAGATTGTTTATGACCAAATCACATGTTCTTAAAATTCAATGCTTTTCAAAAAATGCTAAGTATTTGCTGCTGACAATTTTTTGACCCTTTTGCTATTGTCATTTAAAAACATGATATGAGGTTTAACAACAGGGAAATCTTATATTTCTTTGATAGATTGATTTATAACTGCCCTGATTTACTTTTATAGAAAACCAACATACTGTATTCAGTGTTACATGTACAACCTATGCATAACCTATAACTTTATAGAAGATAACCTAAATGAATTGGAAAATGAGAATGATGGCTTGTGTGCTGAGACAATATGCAACAATAGATTAAATGAAAACAGAGACACTTACTTTGGGGCATAGTTGCATACCAAATAAATAGCTCGGCTCCAAACCGCTCCCCAGACATTCATATTAGGGCACGTGTGGATTGCACAGCCTATTCTGTTGGAAGTGGCCCAAACCATCTAAAGAAATAGTAAAAGTTATTTGTTAAAAGTCCAGCCTGAAAAGCAACATACTTATCACACAGACATAAGCTTTGAACTGATACAGGAAAACTGAACCGATATCACCTGAGTATAATGTGTGCACATGGGCCCGTAGCATCTCATTGGGCACCTTGGATTGCAGTCCTGAGGATATGGAAAAGCATAATCTTTCACTTCATCAAACCAGGGTTGCACCAGCTGGAGAATGGATCGATACCTgagcaaaattaaaataagacaaaTTGGTATTTTTGACTGTTCAGTATTACTAATATGTCTTATATTATATGTAGagatatatattaattaattatttttgttatttttaattttgtttatttaattgattgtcaTACACTTGCAGAATAAAAGATGCTTGAAAATTAGTGGcttgaaacaaatatatatgaaatTTAATTACCTTCCAGTCCGTACAGACAAATTTTGTCCCAGAAATCTCAACAAGTAAGGAGGCCCATGGTCCCAAATGCAGGTAGCTGCCCAAGCTTCTGCAGATTTAGCTAGATTATCATCCCAGACCTggcaaaatataatattttttatttatcctaAACACTGAAAAGGAGTTCAGAAATATGAAGTGGATTGAATAATATAATGATCAAATTATGCTACTGAAGACTTGGTGGCAGACCATCCCAAAACCTAGTTAGACAGTTCTTCCATGTTTCTTTGTCCAGTGTGATGAACTGATCAAACATTATGAAGATGAATTGGCTGAGCTTTAATCCTAGGCAATTTATTAGAAAGTTACATTTTTGAAGACTGtttattcaattttattccatCCATTTTTCAAACTACACACAAGCTGCATACTCCTCTGTATGAAGGCAACTGACTAGTCCAATTCATACCAGAAACATGGATATTGAGTGTTTTGCGCCTCTTCCAGTTTTTCCACATCACCAACATTAACTTCAAATAAACTTAAATAAGAACTCTTTACATTGAGCACAAACTCACAACTTCTGTCTAGTTAACAAGTAGTCTTTCTTCCGAGCATTAGCTCAGTATCCTAACAATCCTTGACTGACTTAAGAAATTTCTAATCAAACATGGATTTTGAAGGTTCTGTATTTTTATCAACCTTGTAGTAATAGTGAGAAAAAACAGGATACTTGAAGCATAAAAGGAGAAAGACCTATGATATTATGTGTTAAAGAGGACAGCAATGGACAGTATCTGCCCTTACAGTTCACCCTGAAGAATCCTCATAGGAAGCATTAAGAGTTAAAAATCTGGTGTAGTTCTTGAAATGAACACTGTTACTCTTTATGCTTCACTGTAAAAATTCCCCTGTTAGGTATCAACAGTCAGCTGCTCCAGAAAAATGGGTCACTGGGCAGGAATCATTTTTTCTATATGGACCATCATTCTTCATGATTCCACTTACGGCAAACATGTTATAAAAAAGAATTTGTATAGAAACTATTTGGGCTTAAGTTGGTTTGGAAATACTACCCCTTCTAGTACCAAACTTTCATATTCAAAAAGTTTGCAATAAttactctttatttttttttactactgttcctATTTTACATAGAGAAAACCAAAATTCAGAAATAGATGTTCACAGCCACCCAATAAGTGTTTGCTCATGATGCTAATATAATTGGATCTTCTTTGTTCTGTATGCCAATTTTTAATGGATCTTGTCTGTTCTACTcagtttattgttttctttatagATAATTGCATTAAACCCAGCAGAATATAAATTATTTCCCCAATAATTTTGTTCAAAAATAAagtttaatttgatttttgaGGAAAAAGCCAATTTTGGAAATGGTTACTAAAAAAAACTTCAGACAAAACAacactttaaataaaatttaatctgGGAGCAATAGCTTGAACTTAAATTACACTGAAATCTACTAATTTTATGTTTAGGTGCATTTAAACTTAATTTAAATGTGGTAAAAATGTTtcctaaataaatcaataataaataattataaagaaACAAAGTTTGCCAACTGATTATTTATGTATCATATCCCTGGCTTTATTAATTAAAACTTCACATTAATCAAATTAAGAAAGGCAGAGATTATCATCCAAATGAATGGATCTCCTTAAGTCATAGAATTCAATGCTTGCCCAGGAAAAAAATCCTAGTTAAATCATCCCAGAGAAACAGTTAGAATCTGCTTCAACTCATCCAGGGAAGGGAACCAATCTCTTCTCTGGGTAACTGTTTATattatcaatatttttttctaatttgtaaACAGAATGTACCTTTGTGCAATAGGAATTCATGTGTCTGTTAATCACTGTTAAAAAGACAGAACTAGTTGTTCTGTGTGATATCCCTTTAAGTATTTGAAACATGCTGTCATATCCTCCTTtcctttattat comes from the Ahaetulla prasina isolate Xishuangbanna chromosome 3, ASM2864084v1, whole genome shotgun sequence genome and includes:
- the PI15 gene encoding peptidase inhibitor 15 codes for the protein MFAVWDDNLAKSAEAWAATCIWDHGPPYLLRFLGQNLSVRTGRYRSILQLVQPWFDEVKDYAFPYPQDCNPRCPMRCYGPMCTHYTQMVWATSNRIGCAIHTCPNMNVWGAVWSRAIYLVCNYAPKGNWIGEAPYKVGVPCSACPPSYGGSCTNNLCFPGVTSNYLYWFK